GTCAGATGGCCAGCAAGCGGTGATGTGGATGGTGGGAAATCCTATCCTGCAGGAAGCGCACGCCCATCAGCAAGGCCAGCACGGACTCTTTACCTACTTTCTCCTGAAGGGATTACGGGGCGCTGCCGATCTGGACAAGAATGGAACGGTCCTTACGGGGGAACTTTGCAGTTACGTGCATGGACAGGTCACCTCGGCGGCGAGAAATCAGTTCCACAATTCACAGGAACCACTGTGTCGACCAGGCAATGGAGAATTCTCGCCGATACGAGGGCTGCCGTTGAGCAAGCTGAAATAAGCCGAACGCCTCGTACAAACCTGCGTGAGCATTGACAGGTCTTTCCTTGCCTCAGTAATATGGCGTTTCTGTTCTCGTTTCTCGGTCTCGCCAAGCCGGCGTAGCTCAGTTGGCAGAGCAGCGGTTTCGTAAACCGCAGGTCGCTGGTTCGATTCCAGTCGCCGGCTCCATGCACCAAATCCAAAACCAGAGCGGATGCGATGGTTCTGGGCGACGGGTGGAAGTCCTTCCGCCTATCTGCTTCGCTACCAGCGTCTCTTCGCTTCCAGCAGTCCCTGTCGGGCTTTCTCGGTAATTCGCCTCGAGTCTCGGAAGTCACGTTCTCACTCCATGCGCCGTGCGCTTCGCTCAACTTGCATGCCGAGGCGGTCAGCTGCGACTGCAAGAACAGGCCAGGGAAAGAAACGATCATTCGGCAAGGTACTAAAGCTTGGCGATACCGAAGATCCACACAGAAATGAGGAAGATGAAGGCAAGAAGCGCCAGCCATCTGAACAGACGTTCCGTCGGGCGCTCCGGTTGTGGGTAGGTTTGGGGCATGGGTGAGTGATTTCTCAGTTGTAGCGTGATTGCTACCAGGTGCGGCCGAAGTTAGGACCTGTCCGGAACCCTAGTTTCTTCCAAGAATCATTCGAGGCAGGTGTGGCGAGGTGCGAGTGTGCGCTGTCGAACTCCCGGACGGAGTAGTCAATCAGTTGCTTGTTTCAGGCCGGGTCTCGTACGACCACTCGTGCGAATACGCGCATCGCGCACGGTGCACAGCCGCCCACAGCAGGTCGTACCGGATTGAACTCACAAACTCATGGCGCTGAAAAGGCGCAATGCCACGGGGTTGTGTGGTGTTGAGGAAAATGGAGCAGGGGATCGAACTTTGCTATGACCAAGACGGTAACGGGTCAAACTGTAACGGAGACGGCTTTTCCGCAGAGAGGCCGCAATGCGAGATGGTTGATGTCTTCTCCGAAAGGAGGGCGAGATGAAGCCCTTGGCAACAATCATGGTTACCCTGATTGCCCCCAGCGTCCTCCAGGTCAGTGGGATCGTCGGGGAGCCCGCAGGCTGGGGCCAATCGCGCCCTGATTCCGTGGTATTGCAGACTATTACTGGGGAGGTGTCCTCCGTTGTGGGGGAGTTTCATATGGCGAAAAATTCCGACGGCCGCGACACCCTTGAGATTTTCGACCGGTCCTATTTCGTGAGGAACCAAGCCGGTGAGACCATTCGGCTGGAACTCACCGACCATACGAGAGTCGAGCGCCGGGTCAATCCGGGAGACAGGATAGAAGCCACAATGTCCCGGGAGGGTTATGCGCTGTCGGTAATTCGGGTCGAGTAGGGCCGGGACGAGGCCATGCTGATGTCATCGCGCGAAGCAGGCCGGTGGTTGTACCTCAAGCGAGAGACCTCGCAGTGCTCCTCCGATCCCAAGCCGCTTGGGTGGATCGAGATCAGAGAAGCGCTGCCTGTGCCTGTAGATCGAAGGCGTCGACCTCAGATTTTCGTTACTTGTTTTCTTCCCAGGATGGATCGGTGACGAAGGCGGTCTGCCTCAACAGCGGATGTTCCGCCATAGCGGCTCGGATCGCTTCCAACATCGAGAGCGGGGTCGCGTGCTCGGACGGAATCAATGTGCTGTATTTCTCCTGGAGCAGCCGGAAAAACGCCGGTTGATCTTGTTCTTGGATCCCGAGCAGCGTGGCCAACGCGGCCAAGTGTTCGCCCTGTCCCTGGGCCATTTCCTGCTCCAGACTCTTGAAGGATCCGGAGGTGAGACTCACGTGCTTGCTTTTCATCACGACGCCATCATTCGTGCAGCCTGAGGTGCCGGAAGAAATCCCGAACGTTTGGCTGCCGAACGTGGCGTTGGTGGTGGCCATCATGACTTGAGGGGCGATCTGCTTGGGCCCGCTGTAATCCATCCAGGCCAACTTCCCTAGTCCACAGCCAGGGCCATTGTCGGGGTTGCCCCCGGCCTGCGTGTCGACGGCGTAGGCGACCAAGATGCTGCCTATGACGATCGCTGCCGCTATGTGATGTCGGCTCATAGTGACGAGTCCTCCAAGGTTTGGGGTGTATGTGCTCAGAGTACCGCAAGTGAGTCAGAGGTCAATCAAACAGTGCAATCGATGGGGGCACTGGGAATATCGGGGCTACAAGGCCATTGGGACAAGGCTACCTCTTGTCTCGGCAATATGAGTGCTGTGGGGGGCGGGCATTGTCCGCCCGCCTTCCTGCATTCGACCCTCTTTCCCGGATGGTCAGGGCGCATCCGCAGAACCACAGGATCTCACTTGTAGACCGGGATATATTTCGAGTATCCTTGCGCGGTTGTCGAGATCGCAATTGGGCGCCGCGGCGGGCTCTCCACGTCCCCTCGTCGCTGCATGCGGGTGCTCGACGCGCAATGTCGATCCGGTTCGCGTGGAGTTGGGCGTGATTCTTCGAATTGCCCCACTGTACCGGTCATCGTCCCTTCTGCTGCTCAACACGATCGTTGGGTTGCTCCTGCTCAATTGTCTCCTCGCTGGTCTGTTTTGGCTCATCGACGTTTTTGGCGACCCTGCTCGCTCGGCGGAAGCCACAACGCACAAGGCAAGTGGTCCCTTTTTCAATGCCGATGGATCTCCCATCGACAACGGCAAGCGCTCGTCGTATCAATTGGAATGGTTTGATTTCAACGGCTATGGACTCGATGATCAGCAATATGCGTCGGAGGTGCTGGATGAGTTCTATGAACTCGCCCTCGAAGGGATGGCGTATCAGCCCTGGGTGCTGTTCTCTGAGCCGCCGTTTCAGGGCAAACGTGTGAGGGTTGAGGTTGATACACAAGGGTTCCCGCACCGGCGTACGGTCAATCCCGAGAATTCGGCAGGGTTGCCGGAAGTCACGATCCTGGCCTTGGGAGGAAGCACGACCTTCGGCTATAACGTGTCGGACGAACAGACGTGGCCGAGCTATTTGGCCGCGCTGCTCAATGAGCGGGCGAGAGCATTGAACCTGGCCGTTCACGTCTCCGTACTGAACTACGGCAGGGGCTACTACTATCCGAGCCAGGAAACCGTGCTGCTGGTCGATCTCATTCGTGCGGGGCACCGTCCGAGCGCGGTGCTGTTCTTGGATGGAGTCAACTGGGGGGAGAGCGGTGACGTCCCCAATTTATATCGTCGGGCGGAACAACAGTTCCATCGATTGCAGTTTGCCGAGGGGGTCGACTGGCCCCAGGTAGTCGGGTCCATGACTGACAATATCCCCATGGTCCGGCTCGCGCACGCCATTGCACGCCGAGTGTCGCTTGCGGGGCAGCGGAGCGTGGCGCAACAGGTTGCGGCGGCGGGGGAGATCAGCGTCGACCATATCGTGAATAGCTTCAGTCAGAACCGCGTTCTCGCCACCGCCATCTGCCGATCCTACGGCATCGAACCGTATTTTTTCCTTCAACCCCATGCCCTGTATAACTACACCCCCGGTCTCTATCGGAGACCACTGACGCACGATGCCACCGTCTGGGCCGGACAAGTGCAGCGGGTCTATCCACGGCTGGAGGCGGAATCCGGATTCATCAATCTCAGCGGCCTCTTCAAACGATGGGGACAGGACAAGAAGGCCATCATTGATGAACTTCATTACAATCCCGCCTTCCACCGATTCCTTGCCCAACAGATCGCCGATCATATCGATCTGAAGAGCATGAAGCCTCGGTCGGTTCCCCTGGACCAGCAGGCCGCTACGGGCTTGCCCCGAGAGTTGATTCAAACCAATTGAGTCCGGCCCTTATCACCGCGGATGGGACCGCGATCAGACAAATGGTGATGGGATACGGAGTCGGATCACCCCACTCAGGAGCAGTGGCCTGTCTTTCCCGTCCCGCTCGACTTCCCAGGCTTTCTTGTCGCTACCGGTCCACTGTGCTAGGATTTGGATCGCTGGCTCACACCTATAGGCCGGTGTTTTTCCGTCAGGCTGAGTCCGTTCATGTCGCGAATCTGGCAACCGTTGAGACATTGTCGCATTCTCCTGGTCTTGCTCATCTGGATCCTTGCCGGCACACTGGCTTGGTTCGACCTCCTCGATCTCCAAGATGATCTGGTTCGGCCGGTGGCTGAACGGCAGCAAGTCATGGAAGCAGAGTCCGACGAGCTGCGAGGGACCGCCGTGCTGGCGATCACGATTGTAGACTCCCTGATCGAGACTCCCTTGCCCTCCCAAGCCGCACCTGCCTTTGCTCGGGCCGCCGCCTGGGAAGATGCGCAGGCCCACGCCAGACTCCGGCACGCCAGGCTCTCCGTCTATCGACTCTAGATCATCCGCACGCGAAAGCCCAGTCACGCCCTCGACTCGATCCTCGCCTAACGGGCGGAGCATCGAGCGTCGATGGTGCGGTAGCGCATGGAATGAAATCCGCTCGGCCCTGCCGGTGCGGGTATGTCGATAGAATTCTACGAGGATCGCGGCATGATCGAGCGCATCGTCCAATTCGCCCTGACCCAGCGCCTGTTCGTGTGTATTTTGGGACTCGCTCTCCTGTTCGGCGGCCTGTATGCCTTCCACATTCTGGATGTCGTGGCCTATCCCGATCCGTCCCCGCCGATGATCGAAGTCATCACCCAGTATCCGGGGTGGTCGGGCGAGCAGATGGAACGGGCGATCACCCTGCCGATCGAGATCGCGTTGCAGGGTATGCCGGGGCTGACCGACATCCGGTCCCTCTCGATATTTGGCCTCAGCGACATCAAGGTATATTTCGATTTTTCGACGGATTACTTCCGCGACCGTCAGGAGGTCTTGAACCGGCTTCAGCAAGTCACGCTTCCGCAGAATATCCAGCCGACGATTTCACCCTGGTCGGCGATCGCCGAGATCTATCGCTATGAGTTGGTCGGGGAGCAGAGCAGCCTCACGGATTTGAAGACCACTCAAGACTGGCAGATTCGCCGGGAGTTCAAGCGCGTGCCGGGCGTGATCGACGTGTCCACCTTCGGCGGCACGACCAAGGAATACCACGTCGAGCTCGATCCCGGGCAGCTCATGAGCTACAACGTCACGCTCGATCAGGTCATGGACGGGCTGGCCAAGAGCAATACCGACGTCGGCGGAAACTACCTCACGATGGGGTCGCAGAGCTTCAATATCCGCGGCATGGGTCTGATCAAGAAGCTTGACGATATCGCCAACACGGTCGTGACGGAAAAAGAAGGGACGCCCGTTTTTATCCGCAATCTGGGGAAAACCAGTCTCGGGTATCGCGTTCGCCTCGGCAAGGTCGGGATCGACGACCGTGACGATGTCGTGGAAGGTGTGGTGCTGCTGCAGCGGGGTGCCCAGGCCTTGCCCGTGCTCGAAAAAGTACACGAGAAAGTGGCCGACCTGAACACGCGCAAGCTGCCGCAGGGCGTCAAGATCAAGACTTTCTACGACCGCACCGTGCTCATTCACACGACAATCGAAACTGTCGTGGACATCTTGATCGCGGGTATCGTGCTGGTCTCCGTCATTCTTTACATCTTTCTCGGCCACTTCCGCACGTCGATGATCGTCGCCTTGACCGTGCCGGTCGCGCTCCTGTTCACCTTCGGCATGATGGTGCTGAACAAGCAATCGGCGAACCTCATTTCCTTGGGGGCCGTGGACTTCGGCATCATCGTGGACTCGACCCTGATCATGGTGGAGAGCATTTTCTACCACATCTCCCACAGGCGGTCGCACGGCCTGACGGTGCCGATGCATGTGATGCGGGCGGCGCGCGAGGTGGGCCGCCCGATCTTCTTCGCCACCACGATTATCGTGATCGCGTTTCTGCCCCTGTTCACCATGACCGGGGTGCCAGGCAAGGTTTTCGCGCCGATGTCGCTGACATATGGATTTGCGCTGTCGGGCGCCTTGCTGATGGCCTTCACGCTGGCTCCCGCGCTCTGCTCCCTCCTGCTGTCGACTGCCGTTGAGGAGCGGGATACCAAAATCGTGGAGCTCCTGAAACGGTGGTATTTGGCCGTGCTGGGGTGGGGTCTTCGGCATGAGATGGTCGTGATCGGTATCGCGGTCCTCTCGTTGGTGGCGGCGATAGCGGCGGTCCCATTCGTGGGCGGGGAATTCATGCCGGCCCTTGAAGAAGGCAATATCTGGATGCGAACCACCTTCCCGGTCGATATATCCTTCGAGGAGGCCAGCCACCTCGTGACCCAAATTCGGAGCGTGTTTCGTCAATTTCCGGAAGTTATCAGCGCAGCGTCGCAACTCGGTCGGCCGGACGATGGCACCGATCCCACGAGCTTTTTCAATGCCGAGTTTCTCGTGACGCTGAAGCCGTTCAAACAATGGCGGGCGGAGGTGCCCGACAAGAAGGCGCTCATCGATGCCATCGAGCAGCGCCTTGCGGTGATCCCGGGCGTGACCTTCAATTTTTCTCAAGCCATTCAGGACAACGTCCAGGAAGCGATGTCCGGCGTCAAGGGCGAAAACGCCATCAAGCTGTTCGGGAGCGACCTGAAGACGCTGGAGGCGCTCGCCAAGCAACTCGAGCAGGTCATGAAAGGCGTCGAGGGGGTCAAGGACCTCGGAGTGCTGCATCTGCTGGGGCAGCCCAATCTCGTGATCGAGGTGAACCGCGAAGAATGCGCGCGGTATGGACTCAAGGTCGGCGACGTCAACGACGTGATTCAAGCCGCCGTGGGCGGGCAGGCGGTGACGCAGGTTTATGAAGGGGAACGGTGGTTCGACCTGGTCGTGCGATTCCTGCCGGAGTTCCGGCGCGACATCGACTCCATCGGCAATATCGTCGTGAGCACTCCGGAAGGCGCGAGGATTCCGCTCAAGCAGCTTTCGACGATCACGGAACAGACCGGAGCCTTCATCGTCTATCGGGAAAACAACGAGCGCTATATCCCCATCAAGTTCAGTGTGCGGGGGCGGGACCTGGAAGGGGCCGTGGGCGAGGCGCAGAAGCGAATTGCCGAAACGGTGCAGTTTCCCGAAGGCTATCGCATCGAGTGGCACGGGGAATTCGACCAGTTGCAGGATGAGAAGAGCCGCTTGGCGAGGATCGTCCCCGTGACGCTTCTCTTGATTCTGTTCCTGGTGTATTTCGTGCTCAATTCATTGCGCGATGCTTTGCTGGTGCTGGCGGCGGTGCCGTTCTCGCTGGTGGGAGG
This region of Nitrospiraceae bacterium genomic DNA includes:
- a CDS encoding efflux RND transporter permease subunit — its product is MIERIVQFALTQRLFVCILGLALLFGGLYAFHILDVVAYPDPSPPMIEVITQYPGWSGEQMERAITLPIEIALQGMPGLTDIRSLSIFGLSDIKVYFDFSTDYFRDRQEVLNRLQQVTLPQNIQPTISPWSAIAEIYRYELVGEQSSLTDLKTTQDWQIRREFKRVPGVIDVSTFGGTTKEYHVELDPGQLMSYNVTLDQVMDGLAKSNTDVGGNYLTMGSQSFNIRGMGLIKKLDDIANTVVTEKEGTPVFIRNLGKTSLGYRVRLGKVGIDDRDDVVEGVVLLQRGAQALPVLEKVHEKVADLNTRKLPQGVKIKTFYDRTVLIHTTIETVVDILIAGIVLVSVILYIFLGHFRTSMIVALTVPVALLFTFGMMVLNKQSANLISLGAVDFGIIVDSTLIMVESIFYHISHRRSHGLTVPMHVMRAAREVGRPIFFATTIIVIAFLPLFTMTGVPGKVFAPMSLTYGFALSGALLMAFTLAPALCSLLLSTAVEERDTKIVELLKRWYLAVLGWGLRHEMVVIGIAVLSLVAAIAAVPFVGGEFMPALEEGNIWMRTTFPVDISFEEASHLVTQIRSVFRQFPEVISAASQLGRPDDGTDPTSFFNAEFLVTLKPFKQWRAEVPDKKALIDAIEQRLAVIPGVTFNFSQAIQDNVQEAMSGVKGENAIKLFGSDLKTLEALAKQLEQVMKGVEGVKDLGVLHLLGQPNLVIEVNREECARYGLKVGDVNDVIQAAVGGQAVTQVYEGERWFDLVVRFLPEFRRDIDSIGNIVVSTPEGARIPLKQLSTITEQTGAFIVYRENNERYIPIKFSVRGRDLEGAVGEAQKRIAETVQFPEGYRIEWHGEFDQLQDEKSRLARIVPVTLLLILFLVYFVLNSLRDALLVLAAVPFSLVGGVLALLVTGTHFSISAAVGFISLFGVAVQGALILVSRMQDLLDEGHDIRSAIMKAAEVRMRPVLMTSLAAAIGLLPAAIASGIGAQSQQPLARVVVGGMLTSAALILIVLPVMYQLLHRLRGAPQLPEAGDGASHQHSISH
- a CDS encoding SGNH/GDSL hydrolase family protein, with the protein product MILRIAPLYRSSSLLLLNTIVGLLLLNCLLAGLFWLIDVFGDPARSAEATTHKASGPFFNADGSPIDNGKRSSYQLEWFDFNGYGLDDQQYASEVLDEFYELALEGMAYQPWVLFSEPPFQGKRVRVEVDTQGFPHRRTVNPENSAGLPEVTILALGGSTTFGYNVSDEQTWPSYLAALLNERARALNLAVHVSVLNYGRGYYYPSQETVLLVDLIRAGHRPSAVLFLDGVNWGESGDVPNLYRRAEQQFHRLQFAEGVDWPQVVGSMTDNIPMVRLAHAIARRVSLAGQRSVAQQVAAAGEISVDHIVNSFSQNRVLATAICRSYGIEPYFFLQPHALYNYTPGLYRRPLTHDATVWAGQVQRVYPRLEAESGFINLSGLFKRWGQDKKAIIDELHYNPAFHRFLAQQIADHIDLKSMKPRSVPLDQQAATGLPRELIQTN
- a CDS encoding DUF3015 domain-containing protein yields the protein MSRHHIAAAIVIGSILVAYAVDTQAGGNPDNGPGCGLGKLAWMDYSGPKQIAPQVMMATTNATFGSQTFGISSGTSGCTNDGVVMKSKHVSLTSGSFKSLEQEMAQGQGEHLAALATLLGIQEQDQPAFFRLLQEKYSTLIPSEHATPLSMLEAIRAAMAEHPLLRQTAFVTDPSWEENK